The proteins below are encoded in one region of Reichenbachiella sp. 5M10:
- the sufD gene encoding Fe-S cluster assembly protein SufD, translated as MSTKKIFGQELIDQAEQYVSNLNGNAIAHLKDNRTQGLAYLKENGFPGPKAEEYKFTRLTKAISGKFDFATPIAQGDLPMDKIADIKKRHAGANILFFINGVYNAEQSEIVSTAEELRIDSLADRADAHELIAENSDPFQAQNNVYVNSGVVIEVPKNKKVAQPVLCYYISVDNGVNYGFVKNIYLANESSQADFVHFHFSEGNAKTFVNETKNYLVKANANVKLYKVQEESENAVYVGNTNVYQEKDSVFSSFVFTFDGEVVRNNLNIRVDGQGCESNMYGLYLAKGKTHIDNHTLVDHIQPNCNSNELYKGIIADQAKGVFNGKIFVRQAAQKTNAFQSNGNILLSDNATIHTKPQLEIWADDVKCSHGCTTGQLDEEAIFYLRARGIDKDKAKSMILLANAGEVIEHIGLGWLKMEIADKVMERLQVD; from the coding sequence ATGAGTACAAAGAAAATATTTGGTCAAGAACTGATCGATCAGGCGGAGCAGTATGTTTCTAATTTGAACGGAAATGCGATCGCTCACCTGAAAGACAACAGGACGCAAGGCCTAGCATATCTGAAAGAAAATGGGTTTCCTGGCCCTAAGGCGGAGGAGTACAAGTTTACTCGTCTGACCAAGGCGATTTCTGGGAAGTTTGATTTCGCAACACCTATTGCACAGGGGGATTTGCCGATGGACAAGATCGCTGATATCAAGAAGCGACATGCAGGTGCGAATATCCTGTTTTTCATCAATGGCGTGTACAATGCCGAGCAGTCGGAGATTGTCTCTACTGCAGAGGAGCTGAGAATTGATTCTCTAGCAGATCGTGCAGATGCACATGAATTGATCGCAGAGAATAGTGATCCGTTTCAGGCACAAAACAACGTTTATGTCAATAGCGGTGTGGTGATCGAGGTGCCAAAGAATAAGAAAGTGGCTCAGCCTGTGTTGTGCTACTACATCTCGGTAGACAATGGGGTCAACTATGGCTTTGTGAAAAATATTTATTTGGCCAACGAAAGTAGCCAAGCAGACTTTGTTCACTTCCATTTCTCGGAAGGAAATGCCAAGACTTTCGTCAATGAGACCAAAAACTATTTGGTCAAGGCGAACGCAAATGTGAAGCTGTATAAAGTACAGGAAGAGTCCGAGAATGCGGTGTACGTAGGGAATACCAACGTGTACCAAGAGAAGGACAGTGTCTTTTCTTCGTTTGTGTTCACGTTCGATGGAGAGGTGGTTCGAAACAACCTGAACATCCGTGTCGATGGTCAGGGATGCGAAAGCAATATGTACGGACTGTATCTAGCCAAAGGCAAGACACACATCGACAATCACACGCTCGTGGATCATATCCAACCCAACTGCAACAGCAACGAGCTGTACAAAGGGATCATTGCGGATCAGGCGAAAGGAGTCTTCAACGGAAAGATATTTGTGCGACAAGCGGCACAGAAAACGAATGCATTCCAGTCCAATGGCAATATTTTGTTGTCAGATAACGCAACCATCCATACCAAACCTCAGTTGGAGATTTGGGCAGACGATGTGAAGTGTTCGCACGGATGTACGACAGGGCAGCTAGATGAGGAAGCGATTTTTTATCTACGAGCCAGAGGCATAGACAAAGACAAGGCAAAATCGATGATTTTGCTGGCCAATGCCGGGGAAGTGATCGAACATATCGGCCTAGGATGGTTGAAGATGGAGATCGCGGACAAAGTGATGGAAAGATTACAAGTGGACTAA
- the sufC gene encoding Fe-S cluster assembly ATPase SufC, producing MLKITNLQARVEEKEILKGINLEVKPGEVHAIMGPNGSGKSTLANVLAGREDYEVTGGSVEYLGQDLLDLAAEERAREGIFLAFQYPVEIPGVTTTNFMKTALNQIREHKGQEPLDAVGFLKRMKEKMALVEIDQSLLSRSLNEGFSGGEKKRNEIFQMAMLEPKLALLDETDSGLDIDALRIVANGVNALKNKDNATIVVTHYQRLLDYIVPDFVHVLYKGRIVKSGTKDLALELEERGYDWIIKDLEGAEA from the coding sequence ATGTTAAAAATAACAAATTTACAAGCTAGAGTAGAGGAGAAGGAAATCCTCAAAGGGATCAACTTAGAAGTGAAGCCTGGTGAAGTACATGCGATCATGGGGCCGAATGGTTCGGGCAAGAGTACTTTGGCCAATGTCTTGGCGGGTAGAGAGGATTACGAAGTGACCGGCGGGTCTGTAGAGTATCTCGGTCAAGATTTGTTAGACTTGGCAGCCGAAGAGCGTGCGAGAGAAGGTATCTTCTTGGCGTTTCAGTATCCTGTAGAAATACCAGGTGTGACCACTACCAACTTCATGAAAACAGCACTGAATCAAATTAGAGAGCACAAAGGACAAGAGCCTTTGGATGCTGTGGGATTCTTGAAGCGTATGAAGGAGAAAATGGCGCTTGTAGAGATCGATCAGTCGCTATTGAGCCGTTCGCTCAACGAAGGTTTCTCTGGAGGGGAAAAGAAAAGAAACGAAATCTTCCAGATGGCGATGCTAGAGCCTAAGTTGGCACTCCTAGACGAGACGGATTCTGGACTAGATATCGATGCATTGAGAATCGTCGCAAATGGCGTCAATGCACTCAAAAACAAAGACAATGCGACCATCGTGGTGACGCATTACCAAAGATTGCTTGATTACATCGTGCCTGATTTTGTACACGTACTGTACAAAGGTCGTATCGTGAAGTCTGGTACCAAGGATTTGGCATTGGAACTCGAGGAGAGAGGATACGATTGGATTATCAAGGATTTAGAAGGAGCAGAAGCATAA
- the sufB gene encoding Fe-S cluster assembly protein SufB, translating into MSNDDQILEEFTSKEYEHGWSVDLEADEAPEGLSEEIVRFISAKKEEPEWMLEWRLSAYERWKNMEEPDWSNVKYPKIDYQAIKYYSAPKQKKAVGSLDEVDPELIETFEKLGISLNEQKRLTGVAVDAVIDSVSVATTFKETLGERGIIFCSFSEAVKEHPELVRKHLGSVVPVSDNYFSALNSAVFSDGSFCYIPKGVRCPMELSTYFRINAANTGQFERTLIVADEGSYVSYLEGCTAPQRDENQLHAAVVEIIAEKDAEVKYSTVQNWYPGDKNGKGGIYNFVTKRGICAGDHAKISWTQVETGSAVTWKYPSCILKGDYSIGEFYSVAVTNNHQQADTGTKMIHIGKNTKSRIVSKGISAGHSQNSYRGQVQVMKRAEKSRNFSQCDSLLIGDQCGAHTFPYIDIENSTAQVEHEATTSKIGEDQIFYCTQRGIDEENAVALIVNGYAKEVLNKLPMEFAVEAQKLLALTLEGSVG; encoded by the coding sequence ATGAGCAATGACGATCAAATATTAGAGGAATTTACCTCCAAAGAATACGAACATGGTTGGTCCGTGGATCTGGAAGCTGATGAGGCACCAGAGGGATTGAGTGAGGAGATAGTTCGTTTTATTTCAGCAAAAAAGGAAGAGCCAGAGTGGATGCTAGAGTGGCGATTGAGTGCGTATGAGCGATGGAAAAACATGGAGGAGCCAGATTGGTCCAACGTGAAGTATCCTAAAATCGACTACCAAGCGATCAAATACTATTCAGCACCTAAGCAGAAGAAAGCTGTCGGTAGCCTCGATGAGGTCGACCCTGAGTTGATCGAGACTTTCGAGAAGCTAGGCATCTCTTTGAACGAGCAAAAGCGATTGACGGGAGTGGCTGTAGATGCGGTAATTGACTCGGTGTCTGTTGCGACGACTTTCAAAGAGACCCTTGGTGAGCGCGGAATCATATTCTGCTCGTTTAGCGAAGCGGTCAAAGAACATCCCGAGTTGGTGAGAAAGCATCTCGGGTCTGTAGTGCCGGTTTCGGACAACTACTTCTCTGCCCTCAATTCGGCTGTGTTTTCAGACGGTTCGTTCTGTTACATTCCAAAAGGCGTCAGATGTCCGATGGAGTTGTCTACTTATTTCAGAATCAATGCGGCCAATACGGGGCAGTTCGAGAGAACGCTCATCGTAGCGGACGAAGGATCATATGTGAGCTACCTCGAAGGATGTACAGCTCCACAGCGTGACGAAAACCAACTGCACGCTGCAGTGGTAGAAATCATCGCTGAGAAAGATGCGGAGGTTAAATATTCGACTGTTCAGAACTGGTATCCAGGCGACAAGAACGGCAAGGGAGGTATATACAACTTCGTGACCAAGCGCGGTATCTGTGCGGGTGATCATGCGAAGATTTCATGGACACAAGTCGAGACGGGATCTGCTGTGACTTGGAAGTACCCTTCATGTATTTTGAAAGGCGATTATTCTATTGGTGAGTTCTATTCGGTAGCAGTGACTAATAATCATCAGCAAGCGGATACGGGGACCAAGATGATTCATATTGGTAAAAACACCAAGTCAAGAATCGTGTCCAAAGGGATCTCTGCGGGACATTCGCAAAACTCATACAGAGGGCAAGTGCAAGTGATGAAGCGTGCTGAGAAATCACGTAACTTCTCACAGTGTGACTCACTATTGATCGGTGATCAGTGTGGAGCGCATACGTTTCCCTACATCGATATAGAGAACTCAACTGCACAAGTGGAGCACGAGGCGACTACTTCGAAGATCGGAGAGGACCAGATATTCTACTGTACGCAGCGAGGGATTGACGAAGAAAATGCAGTAGCACTCATCGTCAATGGGTACGCCAAAGAAGTCTTGAACAAGCTCCCGATGGAGTTCGCAGTAGAAGCGCAGAAATTACTTGCGTTGACGCTCGAAGGATCGGTTGGTTGA
- a CDS encoding VOC family protein codes for MDKNLYRSTLLFFIVCVSLMFHSAPVFSQKSINELRMTSAVLIVKDLKVSAGWYRKFLQFSIEEYRPNQHVKMRNDEFQLTLRQGNGTLLQSQIRFKEGKKHINGIEKIGFKTNRFDSLHLYLERYEQPFAQDIFADQNLDILSFVAEDPDGNKIRFFDAPNNSQLYEIDPCYFTIQSSDYINTLKWYTTQMGFEEIEIVDDTNLHFQNYLTKDGIILELIHLPYESVETTEFMPLERDLAQIEQVTFKIGTAKTKAFVMDNNGNKVVYLK; via the coding sequence ATGGATAAAAACCTGTATCGCTCCACCCTACTCTTCTTTATCGTCTGTGTCTCGCTGATGTTTCACTCAGCACCAGTCTTTTCTCAAAAAAGCATCAACGAACTACGCATGACAAGCGCCGTACTCATCGTCAAGGATCTCAAAGTATCGGCAGGTTGGTACCGCAAGTTTCTCCAATTTAGCATCGAAGAGTATCGCCCCAACCAGCACGTAAAAATGCGTAACGACGAGTTTCAGCTCACCCTACGCCAAGGGAACGGCACATTGCTCCAATCACAAATCCGATTCAAAGAGGGTAAAAAACACATCAATGGCATTGAAAAAATTGGTTTTAAGACCAACAGATTTGACAGCCTCCACCTCTACTTGGAGCGATACGAGCAGCCCTTTGCGCAAGACATCTTTGCCGATCAAAATCTCGACATACTATCTTTTGTAGCAGAAGACCCAGACGGGAACAAAATTCGTTTTTTCGATGCTCCAAACAATTCTCAGCTCTATGAAATCGACCCCTGCTACTTCACGATCCAATCCTCCGACTACATCAATACACTCAAATGGTACACAACACAGATGGGATTTGAGGAGATTGAGATCGTAGACGACACCAACCTCCACTTTCAAAACTATCTCACCAAAGACGGCATCATTCTCGAACTCATCCACCTCCCCTACGAATCAGTAGAAACGACCGAATTCATGCCTCTTGAGCGAGACCTCGCCCAAATCGAGCAAGTCACCTTCAAAATAGGCACAGCCAAAACCAAAGCTTTCGTCATGGACAACAATGGCAATAAGGTTGTCTATTTGAAATGA
- a CDS encoding homoserine dehydrogenase, which translates to MKLGIFGFGVVGQGLYHVLQQSNSIQAEIVKFCIKNITKPRSLDASLFTDDKAELLDNPEIDVIVELIDDAEAAFEIVTKAMNNGKHVVSANKKMIAEHLEELLALQKQNKVSFLYEGSCCASIPIIRNLEEYYDNDLLTSIEGIFNGSTNFILTKMINESTPYDNALKEAQDLGFAESDPTLDVEGIDAKYKLCILLYHAFGLITDPHTLFTLGITKINTFDIEFAQKNNYEIKLIAKAKKIGTLIDATVLPTFVDKASILAQTKNEYNAVILESAFSESQFLYGKGAGDKPTGSAVLSDISALGYGYRYEYKKSAKTKEKIELHEDFQMKIYVRFADQQPKTSDFTEILEKYSSQNGNYWIGYISRQKMKEAEWLEIPEINVIALG; encoded by the coding sequence ATGAAACTAGGAATATTCGGATTTGGAGTCGTTGGACAGGGGTTGTATCACGTATTGCAGCAATCCAACTCTATACAAGCAGAGATTGTCAAGTTTTGCATCAAAAATATCACAAAGCCGAGGAGTCTAGACGCTAGCTTATTTACTGATGACAAAGCAGAGCTACTCGACAACCCAGAGATAGACGTGATCGTGGAGTTGATAGATGATGCAGAAGCCGCCTTCGAAATCGTCACAAAAGCCATGAACAACGGCAAGCACGTCGTCTCAGCCAACAAGAAGATGATCGCAGAACACCTCGAAGAACTCCTCGCGCTACAGAAACAAAACAAGGTATCCTTCCTCTACGAAGGGTCTTGCTGCGCAAGTATCCCGATCATTCGCAACCTAGAAGAATACTATGATAACGATCTACTGACCTCCATCGAGGGAATATTCAACGGGTCGACCAACTTCATTCTCACCAAGATGATCAACGAAAGCACACCCTATGACAATGCCCTCAAAGAGGCGCAAGACCTAGGATTTGCTGAATCTGACCCTACCCTAGATGTAGAAGGAATCGATGCAAAATACAAGCTCTGCATCCTACTCTACCATGCCTTTGGCTTGATTACAGACCCGCACACTTTATTTACTTTGGGAATCACGAAGATCAACACCTTCGACATTGAGTTTGCCCAGAAAAACAACTACGAAATCAAACTCATTGCGAAAGCGAAAAAAATCGGCACCCTAATAGACGCAACGGTGCTTCCTACTTTTGTAGATAAAGCTTCCATTTTGGCTCAGACCAAAAACGAATACAATGCTGTAATCTTAGAAAGTGCATTTTCAGAAAGTCAATTCTTGTATGGAAAAGGAGCTGGAGATAAACCCACTGGATCAGCCGTACTATCAGACATCTCCGCTTTGGGCTATGGCTACCGCTACGAGTACAAGAAATCAGCCAAAACCAAGGAAAAAATCGAATTGCATGAAGATTTCCAAATGAAGATCTATGTAAGGTTTGCAGACCAACAACCCAAAACATCTGACTTCACCGAGATACTAGAGAAATACTCGAGTCAAAATGGCAATTACTGGATTGGCTACATCTCTCGTCAAAAGATGAAAGAAGCGGAATGGCTGGAAATCCCAGAAATTAACGTGATCGCACTGGGGTAA
- a CDS encoding ABC transporter ATP-binding protein translates to MNELINTKGLKKVYSTDEIETTALAGVNLQVNTGEFVAIMGPSGCGKTTMLNLLGLLDNPSHGEFFFLGQEVSVFGERKRAEIRKENIGFVFQSFNLIDELTVYENIELPLIYLKYSAAERRKRVEEVMVQMKIMHRRNHFPQQLSGGQQQRVAISRAVVAKPKLILADEPTGNLDSANGEEVMSLLSELNEKGTTVIMVTHSPVDAAYAQRVIHLFDGQIVSENIHRRETIL, encoded by the coding sequence ATGAATGAATTAATCAATACAAAGGGGCTGAAGAAGGTGTACAGTACCGATGAGATCGAAACAACCGCTCTTGCAGGAGTCAACCTTCAAGTAAATACGGGGGAGTTTGTGGCGATCATGGGGCCGTCAGGCTGTGGCAAAACTACGATGCTCAACCTCTTGGGATTGCTAGACAACCCTTCCCACGGTGAGTTTTTTTTTCTAGGGCAGGAGGTGTCTGTGTTTGGCGAACGCAAAAGGGCAGAGATCCGAAAGGAAAATATCGGTTTCGTGTTTCAGAGTTTCAACCTTATCGACGAATTGACGGTTTATGAAAATATCGAGTTGCCGTTGATTTATCTCAAATACAGTGCTGCTGAACGTCGCAAGAGAGTGGAGGAAGTCATGGTGCAGATGAAGATCATGCATCGCCGCAATCACTTTCCTCAGCAACTATCTGGTGGACAACAGCAGCGTGTAGCGATATCACGAGCAGTGGTTGCCAAGCCGAAACTGATCCTAGCGGATGAACCGACAGGTAATTTAGACTCGGCCAACGGGGAAGAAGTTATGTCGTTGCTCAGTGAACTCAACGAAAAGGGAACCACAGTGATCATGGTGACACATTCGCCAGTAGATGCGGCCTATGCTCAGCGCGTGATTCATTTGTTTGATGGACAAATCGTCTCCGAAAATATCCATCGTCGTGAGACGATCCTCTAG
- a CDS encoding efflux RND transporter periplasmic adaptor subunit, with the protein MIYMCGILLGIVLPTTDIASMDRALPRKKQFKKEIIFLMLGLIVGGVGLYHFVFTEREVKLRVQKDKVRIVRVMRAEQRLAPVSRPDRLMVPRGNFGNSHGGQWVFVVTGDEAVRREIKLGCRGARYIEVLEGLEAGEEIVVSSYAKYSDKDRLVFR; encoded by the coding sequence ATGATTTATATGTGTGGCATCCTTCTTGGGATAGTATTGCCAACAACAGATATTGCCTCTATGGATCGTGCATTGCCCAGAAAGAAACAATTCAAAAAAGAAATAATTTTCCTCATGTTGGGGTTGATTGTGGGCGGTGTTGGGCTGTATCATTTTGTCTTTACCGAAAGGGAAGTCAAACTCAGGGTTCAGAAAGACAAAGTACGAATCGTAAGGGTCATGAGGGCAGAACAACGTCTTGCTCCGGTGTCTCGGCCGGATAGGTTGATGGTGCCTCGTGGCAATTTTGGAAATAGTCATGGAGGACAGTGGGTATTTGTGGTGACGGGAGACGAAGCGGTGCGTAGAGAAATCAAACTGGGGTGTAGAGGAGCAAGGTATATCGAAGTATTGGAGGGATTAGAAGCTGGAGAAGAGATCGTAGTGTCCTCCTACGCCAAATATTCGGATAAAGATCGCTTGGTGTTTAGGTAA